One genomic window of Paenisporosarcina antarctica includes the following:
- the leuC gene encoding 3-isopropylmalate dehydratase large subunit, with the protein MPKTIIEKIWEQHIVYEEQGKPDLLYIDLHLLHEVTSPQAFEGLRLNGRKVRRPDLCFATMDHNVPTRNRDTIKDPISRKQIKTLQDNCDEFGVPLAGMNHPDQGIVHVIGPELGLTQPGKTIVCGDSHTSTHGAFGALAFGIGTSEVEHVLSTQTLWQSKPKTMEIRIDGELGFGVTAKDVILAIIAKFGIDMGTGHIVEYTGEVIRNFTMEQRMTICNMTIEAGARAGLISPDDKTVEYLRGRRHVPKGDAFDKVAAQWLSLATDQEAEYDVSISIHADEISPFVTWGTNPSMGAGIEGHVPFASSFEKQADREALQQALAYMNLEEGTPLSAIDIQHVFIGSCTNARLGDLRAASAVVEGKKVHPSVTAIVVPGSASVKRLAEEEGLDKIFLDAGFEWRETGCSMCLAMNEDAVPAGERCASTSNRNFEGRQGAGSMTHLVSPVMAAAAAIEGHFTDVRKYMHEPVSSS; encoded by the coding sequence ATGCCGAAAACGATTATTGAGAAAATTTGGGAACAACATATTGTTTACGAAGAACAAGGTAAGCCAGACCTCCTTTATATAGATCTTCATTTATTACACGAAGTCACTTCCCCTCAAGCATTTGAAGGCTTAAGGCTTAATGGGCGGAAAGTTCGTCGTCCGGATTTATGCTTTGCCACGATGGACCATAATGTACCTACGAGAAACCGTGATACCATTAAAGATCCAATTTCTCGCAAGCAAATTAAAACGTTGCAGGATAATTGTGATGAGTTCGGCGTACCGCTTGCAGGGATGAATCATCCTGACCAAGGGATTGTACACGTCATTGGACCAGAGTTAGGATTAACACAGCCAGGCAAGACCATCGTCTGTGGTGACAGTCATACATCAACACATGGAGCATTCGGTGCTTTGGCGTTCGGCATCGGGACGAGTGAAGTGGAGCATGTACTGTCGACTCAAACCCTTTGGCAATCAAAACCGAAGACAATGGAAATTCGTATCGATGGGGAACTTGGATTCGGCGTTACGGCAAAAGATGTCATTCTAGCGATTATCGCGAAGTTTGGAATTGATATGGGAACGGGTCATATTGTAGAGTACACGGGAGAAGTAATCCGTAATTTTACGATGGAACAACGTATGACAATTTGCAATATGACCATTGAAGCGGGAGCTCGTGCAGGGTTGATTAGCCCTGATGACAAGACGGTTGAATACTTGAGAGGCCGTAGACATGTTCCAAAGGGAGACGCTTTTGATAAAGTAGCAGCGCAATGGTTATCGCTTGCGACGGACCAGGAAGCGGAGTATGACGTCTCTATCTCGATACATGCAGATGAAATCTCTCCGTTTGTCACTTGGGGAACAAATCCTTCCATGGGAGCTGGTATCGAAGGTCATGTACCATTTGCATCTAGTTTTGAAAAACAAGCAGATCGTGAAGCATTGCAGCAGGCACTAGCTTATATGAATCTAGAAGAAGGTACACCATTGTCAGCTATAGACATCCAGCACGTGTTCATTGGTTCGTGCACAAATGCTCGCTTAGGGGATTTGCGGGCGGCTAGCGCGGTGGTGGAGGGTAAAAAAGTGCATCCATCTGTCACAGCAATCGTTGTACCTGGGTCCGCATCTGTAAAAAGACTAGCGGAAGAGGAAGGTTTGGATAAAATATTCCTAGATGCTGGATTTGAATGGCGTGAGACCGGCTGTAGTATGTGTCTAGCTATGAATGAAGATGCGGTTCCTGCAGGGGAACGCTGCGCTTCAACTTCTAATCGAAACTTTGAAGGGCGTCAAGGAGCGGGATCAATGACACATCTGGTCAGTCCAGTCATGGCTGCAGCTGCTGCTATAGAAGGTCACTTCACGGATGTCCGGAAGTATATGCATGAACCAGTGTCATCGTCCTGA